One genomic window of Methanoculleus horonobensis includes the following:
- a CDS encoding acetyl-CoA carboxylase biotin carboxylase subunit, protein MKYFDKILIANRGEIAIRVMRACRELGIDTVAIYSEPDNNALHVKYADEAFCVGEAHPSKSYLNKERICDVARKTGAEAIHPGYGFLAENAGFAKLVEEEGLTFIGPSWKTIEALGSKIGSKRMMREAGVPVLPGTPEGVTSVEEAKKVAAEIGYPVIVKASAGGGGIGMHIAENEGELEEAIDKGMRIAQSAFGDPTIFVEKYLTKPRHIEIQVLADAKGHTVHLYDRECSIQRRHQKLLEEAPCPIMTPALREQMTASAIAAAKAANYKNAGTVEFLYANGNYYFMEVNTRLQVEHTVTEFITGIDMVKQQIAIAAGEDLAMGQEDIGIRGHAIECRINAEDPLNNFAADPGKIVRYRSPGGPGIRVDSGIHMGYTIPAHYDSMISKLCALGSDREEAIQRMRRAIYEYVILGVKTTLPLHYAIMHNAHFIAGDTHTHFLQEEHIATSLRRYLHEEEARMQTLAASLRQGKHVAAITAAVDVYIRKNTK, encoded by the coding sequence ATGAAATACTTTGACAAGATCCTGATTGCCAACCGCGGCGAGATCGCCATCCGGGTCATGCGTGCCTGCCGGGAACTGGGCATCGACACGGTCGCGATCTACTCCGAGCCGGACAACAACGCGCTCCACGTCAAGTACGCCGACGAGGCGTTCTGCGTCGGGGAGGCGCACCCGTCGAAGAGTTACCTCAACAAGGAGCGGATCTGCGACGTGGCGAGAAAGACCGGGGCCGAGGCGATCCACCCGGGCTACGGGTTCCTCGCGGAGAACGCCGGGTTCGCGAAACTGGTCGAGGAAGAGGGCCTGACATTCATCGGGCCGTCGTGGAAGACGATCGAGGCGCTGGGCTCGAAGATCGGGTCGAAGCGGATGATGCGGGAGGCCGGCGTCCCGGTTCTTCCGGGCACGCCGGAGGGCGTCACGAGCGTCGAGGAGGCAAAGAAGGTCGCCGCCGAGATCGGCTACCCGGTGATCGTGAAGGCGAGCGCGGGCGGCGGCGGTATCGGGATGCACATCGCCGAGAACGAGGGCGAGCTCGAGGAGGCGATCGACAAGGGGATGCGGATCGCCCAGTCCGCCTTCGGCGATCCGACGATCTTCGTGGAGAAGTATCTCACGAAGCCGCGCCACATCGAGATCCAGGTTCTTGCCGACGCGAAGGGGCACACCGTCCACCTCTACGACCGCGAGTGCTCGATCCAGCGCCGGCACCAGAAACTGCTCGAGGAGGCGCCCTGCCCGATCATGACGCCCGCTCTCCGGGAGCAGATGACGGCGTCGGCCATCGCCGCGGCAAAGGCGGCGAACTACAAGAACGCCGGCACGGTGGAGTTCCTCTACGCGAACGGGAACTACTACTTCATGGAGGTGAACACCCGGCTGCAGGTGGAGCACACGGTGACGGAGTTCATCACCGGGATCGATATGGTGAAGCAGCAGATCGCGATCGCGGCGGGCGAAGACCTCGCGATGGGCCAGGAGGATATCGGCATCCGGGGGCACGCGATCGAGTGCCGGATCAACGCGGAGGATCCGCTGAACAACTTCGCCGCCGATCCGGGCAAGATCGTCCGCTACCGCTCCCCGGGCGGCCCGGGAATCCGGGTCGACTCCGGCATCCACATGGGCTACACCATCCCGGCGCACTACGACTCGATGATCTCGAAGCTCTGCGCTCTCGGCTCCGACCGCGAGGAGGCGATCCAGCGGATGCGCCGGGCGATCTACGAGTACGTCATCCTGGGCGTGAAGACGACGCTCCCGCTCCACTACGCGATCATGCACAACGCCCACTTCATCGCCGGCGACACCCACACGCACTTCCTGCAGGAGGAGCACATCGCGACGAGCCTGCGCCGCTACCTCCACGAGGAGGAGGCGCGTATGCAGACGCTGGCCGCCTCGCTCCGCCAGGGGAAGCACGTGGCGGCGATCACGGCGGCGGTCGACGTCTATATCCGGAAAAACACGAAGTAA
- a CDS encoding nucleotidyltransferase family protein: MAARTQCEEKSIFVTRLEAVLPLLRERFGVTKIGIFGSTARGDGRPESDVDVLVELSPDHLTFRNFMALADFLEELYGRKVDLLTVGGLDPLIQQDVEGEVVWCEA; encoded by the coding sequence ATGGCGGCCCGGACACAGTGTGAGGAGAAGAGCATCTTTGTCACCCGGCTCGAGGCAGTGCTCCCGCTGCTCCGGGAACGGTTCGGTGTGACGAAGATCGGCATCTTCGGGTCTACCGCCCGGGGCGATGGCCGGCCGGAGAGCGATGTGGACGTGCTGGTCGAGTTGTCGCCGGACCACCTCACGTTCCGGAACTTCATGGCGCTCGCAGATTTCCTGGAGGAACTCTACGGGCGGAAGGTCGACCTGCTCACCGTCGGCGGGCTCGACCCACTCATCCAGCAGGATGTGGAGGGCGAGGTGGTCTGGTGTGAAGCGTGA
- a CDS encoding tetratricopeptide repeat protein, which yields MAPRFLKNSVARAKIPFPVSGSGRGLINRRVQYGSMKAPSPTACLCCALILILFTSGCITKNQEYYDNRVAAEPDNAEAWCIRGMYYNDNYGQYAEAMESCNKALELDPEYGLAWYLKGVILTNMNKTDEAALCFENATRYDPGLEEDVQFVVGNA from the coding sequence ATGGCGCCGAGGTTCCTGAAGAACTCGGTGGCAAGGGCGAAGATACCCTTCCCCGTTTCCGGCAGCGGCAGAGGTTTGATTAACCGCCGGGTTCAATACGGCTCTATGAAGGCTCCGTCGCCGACCGCATGCCTCTGCTGTGCGTTGATACTTATTCTGTTTACCAGCGGCTGTATAACCAAAAACCAGGAATACTACGATAACCGGGTTGCGGCGGAGCCGGACAATGCCGAGGCGTGGTGCATCAGGGGAATGTACTACAACGACAACTACGGCCAGTACGCCGAAGCGATGGAGAGCTGCAATAAGGCGCTTGAACTGGACCCGGAATACGGGTTGGCCTGGTACCTGAAAGGAGTCATTCTGACGAACATGAATAAGACCGACGAAGCGGCGCTGTGTTTTGAGAATGCGACGAGGTACGATCCCGGGCTGGAGGAGGATGTGCAGTTCGTTGTCGGCAATGCGTGA
- a CDS encoding diphthine--ammonia ligase: protein MKLGVLFSGGKDSMFACWKAMQKEEVACLITVVSRNPESYMFHTPNIRLAALQAEAAGLPLVEVGTAGEKEEELIDLERALRTAREQYGIEGVVTGAILSVYQAARVQRVCRELGLWSFNPLWLADQEAYMEELIDAGFRVVIAGVFSSPFDESWLGREIDRRTLDELRAIAQKYQVTLTGEGGELETFVVDAPFFAQRIAIEEASKVYRNYNGVLRIERAGLVAK from the coding sequence ATGAAACTCGGCGTGCTCTTCTCCGGCGGGAAAGACTCCATGTTCGCCTGCTGGAAAGCGATGCAGAAGGAAGAGGTGGCCTGCCTGATCACGGTCGTCTCCAGAAACCCGGAGAGTTACATGTTCCACACCCCGAACATCCGCCTCGCCGCACTGCAGGCCGAAGCGGCGGGCCTCCCTCTCGTGGAGGTGGGGACGGCGGGTGAGAAGGAGGAAGAACTCATCGATCTCGAGCGGGCTCTCCGCACCGCCAGGGAACAGTACGGGATCGAAGGGGTCGTCACCGGGGCTATCCTCTCGGTCTACCAGGCAGCGAGGGTGCAGCGGGTCTGCCGGGAGCTGGGCCTCTGGTCGTTCAACCCGCTCTGGCTCGCCGACCAGGAGGCATACATGGAAGAACTGATCGATGCCGGCTTCAGGGTCGTCATCGCGGGCGTCTTCTCCTCGCCCTTCGACGAGTCCTGGCTCGGGCGGGAGATCGACCGCCGCACCCTCGACGAACTCCGGGCGATCGCCCAAAAATACCAGGTCACCCTCACCGGCGAAGGAGGGGAACTCGAGACGTTCGTCGTGGACGCTCCCTTCTTCGCTCAGAGGATCGCGATCGAGGAGGCGTCGAAGGTCTACCGGAACTACAACGGCGTTCTGCGGATCGAGCGTGCGGGGCTGGTGGCGAAATGA
- a CDS encoding type 1 glutamine amidotransferase: MILLIDLCYRDGSLSRDEFVAPVERLLCRNGVASVTRHYTAVGASDLDSADAAILCGTALMDTGYLEHPELFRWLLTFERPVLGISSGMLALAAAFGGGVDPCREIGMTDMNVLAPDPLFSGQEVFPAYTVHDYAVQVPGEFVALAASDRCVQAIRHRSLPLYGLLFHPEVRNEWIVERFSRLAGRQSP; the protein is encoded by the coding sequence ATGATCCTGCTCATCGACCTCTGCTACCGGGACGGCTCGCTCTCCCGTGACGAGTTCGTCGCGCCGGTCGAACGGCTTCTGTGCCGGAACGGGGTGGCGTCTGTAACCCGCCACTATACCGCCGTCGGCGCATCTGACCTCGATAGCGCGGATGCGGCGATCCTCTGCGGCACGGCGCTGATGGATACCGGATATCTGGAGCACCCGGAACTGTTCCGGTGGCTTCTTACGTTCGAGCGCCCGGTGCTCGGGATCTCCTCCGGCATGCTGGCGCTCGCGGCGGCGTTCGGCGGCGGTGTCGACCCGTGCCGCGAGATCGGGATGACCGACATGAACGTGCTCGCGCCCGACCCGCTCTTTTCCGGGCAGGAGGTGTTCCCCGCCTACACGGTGCACGATTACGCCGTGCAGGTTCCCGGGGAGTTCGTAGCGCTCGCCGCCTCGGACCGGTGCGTCCAGGCGATCCGGCACCGTTCCCTCCCCCTCTACGGGCTCCTCTTCCACCCCGAGGTCAGGAACGAGTGGATCGTCGAGCGGTTCTCTAGGCTGGCCGGCCGTCAGAGCCCGTAG
- the mmp10 gene encoding methyl coenzyme M reductase-arginine methyltransferase Mmp10 (Mmp10 (methanogenesis marker protein 10) is a cobalamin-requiring radical SAM methyltransferase that creates the methylarginine modification to methyl coenzyme M reductase.) → MSHLTVDLGGRPGLDCRGFCSYCYFKHVKGTTAFGCRYCLPFQKGCDYCTRGVREGYEGFKSLRTVADETLANLQVMSDDVDRITISGGGDPSCYPEFADLVELLGSMEVPLHIGYTSGKGFDDPAIADHLIENGLAEVSYTVFAADPELRRQWMHDPTPEASLAVLDRLCGAIDVYAAAVVIPGVNDGKALEDTCAWLEERGAKGLILMRFANRTDQGLILGNAPILEGQRVHTVDEFHEMVTDLNDRFSMKISGTPLGDPSIGSPFAILHEPDLLKKLPRVRKRATVITGSIAAPFIQRLLSIRGSTSRVVAVKKEIACLITADDLAGVNLSKLEDVVILPGRAFVHDAEAQKILSADGVDREVVRGPESLTADAETSMGMTRMEVLDKEMEGFAALINTINRYGL, encoded by the coding sequence ATGTCGCATCTCACCGTCGATCTCGGAGGCCGGCCCGGTCTCGACTGCCGGGGATTCTGTTCGTACTGCTACTTCAAACACGTCAAAGGAACGACGGCGTTCGGCTGCAGATACTGCCTCCCCTTCCAGAAGGGCTGCGACTACTGCACACGGGGGGTGCGGGAAGGCTACGAGGGGTTCAAGAGCCTCCGGACGGTCGCCGACGAGACGCTCGCAAACCTCCAGGTGATGAGCGACGACGTCGACCGGATCACCATCAGCGGCGGCGGCGACCCGAGCTGCTACCCGGAGTTCGCCGACCTCGTCGAACTGCTCGGCAGCATGGAGGTGCCGCTCCACATCGGCTACACCAGTGGGAAGGGGTTCGACGACCCGGCCATCGCCGACCACCTCATCGAGAACGGCCTTGCCGAGGTCTCCTACACGGTCTTCGCCGCCGACCCCGAACTCCGGCGGCAGTGGATGCACGACCCGACGCCGGAAGCCTCGCTCGCGGTCCTCGACCGGCTCTGCGGCGCAATCGACGTCTACGCCGCGGCGGTCGTCATCCCCGGCGTCAACGACGGCAAAGCTCTCGAAGATACCTGCGCCTGGCTGGAGGAGCGCGGCGCAAAAGGGCTGATCCTGATGCGGTTCGCGAACCGGACCGACCAGGGGCTCATCCTCGGCAACGCGCCCATCCTCGAGGGGCAGCGGGTTCACACCGTCGACGAGTTCCACGAGATGGTGACGGACTTGAACGACCGGTTCTCGATGAAGATCAGCGGGACGCCGCTCGGCGACCCCTCGATCGGCTCGCCGTTCGCAATCCTCCACGAGCCCGACCTCCTCAAAAAACTCCCCCGCGTCCGGAAGCGTGCGACGGTGATCACCGGGAGCATCGCGGCCCCCTTCATCCAGCGGCTCCTCTCGATCCGCGGCTCGACCTCGAGGGTCGTCGCGGTCAAGAAGGAGATCGCCTGCCTCATCACCGCCGACGACCTCGCCGGGGTGAACCTATCGAAACTCGAAGACGTCGTAATCCTCCCCGGCAGGGCGTTCGTCCACGATGCCGAGGCTCAAAAGATCCTCTCCGCCGACGGCGTCGACCGCGAGGTGGTGCGCGGCCCCGAGTCGTTGACCGCCGACGCGGAGACGAGCATGGGCATGACCCGGATGGAAGTCCTCGATAAAGAGATGGAAGGGTTCGCGGCCCTGATCAACACGATCAACCGCTACGGGCTCTGA
- a CDS encoding DUF504 domain-containing protein, producing the protein MNVADLSRRGFAGRTGAAPGGRRHLYATPERRSRGMRTSHRLLLRFYHDPGYDFSRIEVEYADRGAPGDRSTVRGDRVVALDAQYLEVDAGTHVACIPYHRVRRILYDGDVIWARKA; encoded by the coding sequence ATGAACGTTGCAGACCTCTCCCGGCGCGGGTTCGCGGGGAGAACGGGCGCTGCTCCGGGCGGGCGGCGGCACCTTTATGCCACGCCGGAGCGACGGAGTCGCGGTATGCGGACGAGCCACCGGCTGCTGCTCCGGTTCTATCACGACCCCGGCTACGACTTCTCCCGGATCGAGGTCGAGTATGCCGACCGGGGGGCGCCCGGCGATCGCTCGACGGTCCGGGGCGACCGGGTCGTCGCGCTCGATGCGCAGTACCTGGAGGTGGACGCCGGGACGCACGTGGCGTGTATCCCGTATCACCGGGTCAGGAGGATACTGTATGATGGTGATGTCATCTGGGCGAGGAAAGCATGA
- a CDS encoding GNAT family N-acetyltransferase, protein MVEPIPDEELEYVTLHEGVDVNSFSCRSKPEEIDLEEFLKEDALRCQNSFFSVTRVVFWGETLVGYFTLVTDCIEKEEMIRGDRIKGYKYRFYPAIKIARLAVHDNYRHRGIGTNMLIEIFSIVGDITENVGCRILTVDSKPTSVEFYEKSDFRRALVTPEDPPKDTIPFYFDILHIIKARKSL, encoded by the coding sequence ATGGTAGAACCAATTCCTGATGAAGAGTTGGAGTACGTCACTCTCCATGAAGGAGTTGATGTTAATTCTTTTTCGTGTCGTAGTAAGCCCGAAGAGATTGATTTAGAGGAATTTCTAAAAGAAGATGCATTAAGGTGCCAGAACAGCTTCTTCTCCGTCACCCGGGTTGTTTTTTGGGGGGAAACCCTTGTGGGATATTTTACGCTTGTAACCGATTGCATCGAAAAAGAGGAAATGATACGAGGAGATCGAATAAAGGGTTATAAATATCGATTTTACCCGGCAATAAAAATTGCAAGGCTGGCTGTTCACGACAATTACCGACATCGCGGTATCGGTACCAATATGCTCATAGAAATCTTTTCTATAGTGGGCGACATCACTGAAAATGTCGGATGTAGAATTCTAACTGTTGACTCTAAGCCAACTTCTGTAGAATTTTATGAAAAATCAGATTTCCGAAGGGCTTTAGTCACTCCAGAAGATCCGCCAAAGGATACCATTCCATTTTATTTTGATATTTTACATATCATCAAAGCGAGAAAAAGTTTATAG
- a CDS encoding phosphoribosylformylglycinamidine synthase subunit PurL, whose translation MASYVHRIEVQYTRDPRLPTRTERFRSLGFPLRELHLVDVYTIATARRDFSPDELSQIGAQLSNPVVQRYSVDRPTEAGFDYAIEVGFLPGVTDNAGTTAKQTIEDYFGFRFGEGEAVFSSQLYLVSGDLTPESLERLTVALANPLVNRVHVRSREEYGRKGMDAITPFVHLHDLQAAGTVDLDLPDAELARIGKEGILDPATGERRGPLALDLAQLHAIRDYFRGLGRKPTDVELESLAQTWSEHCKHTIFASAMDDVPRGLYKTCIQAATNTVREAKGDDDICVSVFTDNSGAIIFDDEHLVTCKVETHNSPSALDPFGGALTGIVGVNRDTIGFGLGAKPCINIYGYCVGDPDTEPALFRGKNRTNPILPPRRIFEGVVRGIDVGGNCSGIPTPQGWCYFHDRYVGKPLVFAGTVGVMPRANNGRLLHEKQALPGDLVVMVGGRVGKDGIHGATFSSEALDPASPVTAVQIGDPITQKKFSDVIVKEARDLDLYRSITDNGAGGISCSVAEMARESGGCHVLLDRVPLKYPGMAPWEIWISESQERMTLAVPEEKIEAFMNLMKRREVEATVIGTFTDTGRCVVEYNGEAVMDVDLDFLHDGLPKKHLRTEPVETAYPEPDVPCPDRLDDLLLAMLKRKNICSKEFISTRYDHTVQGGHVLGPVQGAGRVQTTATLTKVVPGSMKGVGLSQGLFPSYSELDPYRMALAAIDAAVRGLIAIGVPMDTIALLDNFCWCSSDEPARLWQLKRAAFGCYDGAVEFATPYISGKDSMYNDFSGYDADSNPVKVSVPPTLLITSIGVHPDVTTAVSMDAKFDGDLVYVVGETGEELGGSEYLAHLGIEGGAVPSLDIETAKVRYGRMTGAIEKGLLASAFPVTHGGLLVALAKVAIAGRIGMDLAVPGGMRPDTYLFSESLGRLIVTVAPGDREAFEEIFGGDAHLLGSVGGETFRVSTGEKTLIEQPVAAMETAYKAPFGGY comes from the coding sequence ATGGCCTCGTACGTCCACCGGATAGAGGTACAATATACCCGCGATCCACGGCTGCCGACGCGTACCGAGAGGTTCCGCTCGCTGGGTTTCCCCCTGCGCGAGCTGCATCTCGTCGACGTCTATACCATAGCGACCGCCCGGAGGGACTTCTCCCCCGATGAGCTCTCGCAGATCGGCGCGCAGCTCAGCAACCCCGTCGTCCAGCGGTACTCCGTAGACCGGCCGACCGAGGCCGGGTTCGACTACGCGATCGAGGTCGGGTTCCTGCCCGGGGTCACCGACAACGCCGGGACGACGGCAAAGCAGACCATCGAGGACTACTTCGGGTTCCGGTTCGGCGAAGGGGAGGCGGTCTTCTCGTCGCAGCTCTACCTCGTCTCCGGCGACCTCACGCCCGAATCCCTGGAGCGGCTCACCGTCGCCCTCGCAAACCCGCTCGTCAACCGGGTGCACGTCAGGAGCCGCGAGGAGTACGGAAGGAAGGGAATGGACGCAATCACCCCCTTCGTCCACCTCCACGACCTGCAGGCCGCCGGGACTGTCGACCTCGACCTCCCCGACGCGGAACTCGCACGTATCGGAAAAGAGGGTATCCTCGACCCCGCAACAGGGGAGCGGCGCGGGCCGCTCGCCCTCGACCTCGCCCAGCTCCACGCGATCCGCGACTACTTCCGGGGGCTCGGGCGGAAGCCGACGGACGTCGAGCTCGAGTCGCTCGCCCAGACCTGGAGCGAGCACTGCAAGCACACGATCTTTGCCTCGGCGATGGACGACGTCCCCCGGGGGCTTTATAAGACCTGCATCCAGGCGGCCACCAACACCGTCCGCGAGGCAAAGGGCGATGACGACATCTGCGTCTCGGTCTTCACCGACAACTCCGGCGCCATCATCTTCGACGACGAGCACCTGGTGACCTGCAAGGTCGAGACGCACAACTCCCCCTCGGCCCTCGACCCCTTCGGCGGCGCCCTCACCGGGATCGTCGGGGTGAACCGCGACACCATCGGGTTCGGCCTCGGCGCCAAGCCCTGCATCAACATCTACGGCTACTGCGTCGGCGACCCCGACACCGAACCGGCCCTCTTCCGCGGCAAGAACCGGACGAACCCCATCCTCCCTCCCCGGCGGATCTTCGAGGGCGTCGTCCGCGGCATCGACGTCGGCGGCAACTGCTCGGGCATCCCGACGCCGCAGGGGTGGTGCTACTTCCACGACCGCTACGTCGGTAAACCACTCGTCTTCGCCGGCACCGTCGGCGTGATGCCGCGCGCCAACAACGGAAGACTGCTCCACGAGAAGCAGGCCCTGCCCGGCGACCTCGTCGTCATGGTCGGCGGCAGGGTCGGCAAGGACGGGATCCACGGCGCCACCTTCTCCTCGGAGGCCCTCGACCCCGCAAGCCCCGTGACCGCGGTCCAGATCGGCGACCCGATCACCCAGAAGAAGTTCTCCGACGTCATCGTCAAGGAGGCCCGCGACCTCGACCTCTACCGGAGCATCACCGACAACGGGGCGGGAGGAATCTCCTGCTCCGTCGCGGAGATGGCACGGGAGTCGGGCGGGTGCCATGTCCTCCTCGACCGCGTCCCGCTGAAGTACCCCGGCATGGCGCCGTGGGAGATCTGGATCTCCGAGTCGCAGGAGCGGATGACCCTCGCCGTCCCGGAGGAGAAGATCGAGGCGTTCATGAACCTGATGAAGAGGAGGGAGGTCGAGGCCACCGTGATCGGGACGTTCACCGATACGGGGAGATGCGTCGTGGAGTACAACGGCGAAGCCGTCATGGACGTCGACCTCGACTTCCTCCACGATGGCCTCCCGAAGAAGCACCTCCGGACAGAGCCCGTGGAGACGGCCTATCCCGAGCCCGACGTCCCGTGCCCCGACCGGCTCGACGACCTCCTCCTCGCGATGCTCAAAAGAAAGAACATCTGCTCGAAAGAGTTCATCTCGACCCGCTACGACCACACCGTCCAGGGCGGCCACGTCCTCGGGCCGGTGCAGGGAGCCGGGCGGGTTCAGACCACGGCCACCCTGACGAAGGTCGTCCCCGGCTCGATGAAGGGCGTCGGGCTCTCGCAGGGCCTCTTCCCGTCCTACTCGGAGCTCGACCCCTACCGGATGGCGCTCGCCGCGATCGATGCGGCAGTCCGGGGTTTGATCGCGATCGGCGTTCCGATGGACACGATCGCGCTCCTCGACAACTTCTGCTGGTGCTCCTCCGACGAACCGGCGAGGCTCTGGCAGCTCAAACGCGCCGCGTTCGGGTGCTATGACGGCGCGGTCGAGTTCGCGACCCCGTATATCTCCGGAAAGGACAGCATGTATAACGACTTCTCCGGCTATGACGCCGACTCGAACCCCGTCAAGGTCTCCGTGCCGCCGACGCTCCTCATCACCTCGATCGGCGTCCACCCCGACGTCACGACCGCGGTATCGATGGACGCGAAGTTCGACGGCGACCTCGTCTACGTCGTGGGGGAGACCGGGGAAGAACTCGGCGGGTCGGAGTACCTCGCGCACCTCGGTATCGAAGGGGGCGCGGTTCCGTCCCTCGATATCGAGACCGCAAAGGTGCGCTACGGCCGGATGACCGGCGCGATCGAGAAAGGGCTCCTCGCCTCCGCCTTCCCCGTCACCCACGGGGGGCTGCTCGTCGCCCTCGCCAAAGTCGCAATCGCCGGAAGAATCGGCATGGACCTCGCCGTACCCGGCGGGATGCGCCCGGACACCTACCTCTTCTCGGAGTCGCTCGGGCGGCTCATTGTCACGGTCGCCCCCGGCGATCGCGAAGCCTTCGAGGAGATCTTCGGCGGCGACGCGCACCTCCTCGGCAGCGTCGGCGGCGAAACGTTCCGGGTATCGACAGGAGAAAAGACTCTCATCGAGCAGCCGGTGGCGGCAATGGAAACTGCGTACAAAGCGCCTTTCGGGGGGTACTGA
- a CDS encoding phosphoribosylformylglycinamidine synthase subunit PurQ — MARTNNPRALIMSGYGINSEMETAEVLMRAGMASDIVHINDLIAGEKTLSDYRLMVFPGGFSYGDDTGAGNAYANRVRNNLWSDVKEFLAGDNLVLGICNGFQILANLGLVPAFDRDYPREIALMPNRKGVLECRFVTLKPAADNLWTKGISHLYCPVSHGEGNFYCSEETLKRIEREGMVAFRYCRDDLSPAEGEYPYNPNGALADIAGVTSADGKVLGLMPHPERAMEFVNLYDWPVRKERLKREKKPLPTESMNMRFFRNIVDSFK; from the coding sequence ATGGCTCGCACAAACAATCCAAGAGCCCTCATCATGAGCGGCTACGGGATCAACTCCGAGATGGAGACGGCGGAAGTCCTGATGCGGGCGGGCATGGCGTCCGATATCGTCCACATCAACGACCTCATCGCGGGGGAGAAGACCCTCTCCGACTACCGGCTGATGGTCTTCCCCGGCGGGTTCTCCTACGGCGACGACACGGGGGCCGGCAACGCCTACGCGAACCGCGTCCGAAACAACCTCTGGAGCGACGTAAAAGAGTTCCTCGCGGGCGACAACCTCGTCCTCGGGATCTGCAACGGGTTCCAGATCCTCGCGAACCTCGGCCTGGTTCCGGCCTTCGACCGGGACTACCCCCGCGAGATCGCCCTGATGCCGAACAGGAAGGGCGTGCTGGAGTGCCGGTTCGTCACCCTGAAGCCTGCCGCGGATAACCTCTGGACGAAGGGCATCTCGCACCTCTACTGTCCCGTCTCACACGGCGAAGGGAACTTCTATTGTTCGGAGGAGACCTTAAAGCGGATCGAGCGGGAAGGAATGGTCGCGTTCCGCTACTGCCGCGACGACCTCTCCCCCGCGGAAGGGGAGTACCCCTACAACCCGAACGGGGCGCTCGCGGACATCGCCGGCGTAACGTCGGCGGACGGCAAGGTTCTCGGGCTGATGCCGCACCCCGAGCGGGCGATGGAGTTCGTGAACCTCTACGACTGGCCGGTGAGAAAAGAGCGGCTGAAGCGCGAGAAAAAACCCCTGCCCACCGAATCGATGAACATGCGGTTCTTCCGCAACATCGTCGATTCCTTCAAATAA
- a CDS encoding DNA-methyltransferase, with amino-acid sequence MCGLAVNTIHTMDCIEGMRRLAADSVDVIVTSPPYNIGKDYNSYDDRKPREDYLDWIGEVAAGAARVLADDGSFFLNIGGKPRDPWIPFDVVQRFRPHFELQNVIHWVKSIAIEKEDVGDYEKITGDIAVGHYQPVNSARYLSQCHEHIFHFTKGGDVALDKLAVGVPYQDKSNIGRWKAAERDLRDRGNTWFIPYRTIRSSRPHPTSFPEKLPEMCIRLHGCRSGMLVMDPFMGIGSTALAALALGADYIGFEIDPDYRAIAENRIADARREKEQS; translated from the coding sequence GTGTGCGGGCTCGCCGTCAACACCATCCATACCATGGACTGCATCGAGGGCATGCGGCGCCTGGCGGCGGACTCCGTCGACGTCATCGTCACGTCGCCGCCCTACAACATCGGGAAGGACTACAACTCCTACGACGACAGGAAACCCCGCGAGGATTACCTCGACTGGATCGGGGAGGTCGCCGCCGGAGCGGCGCGGGTTCTCGCCGACGATGGTTCGTTCTTCCTCAACATCGGCGGCAAACCCCGCGACCCCTGGATCCCCTTCGACGTCGTCCAGCGGTTTCGCCCCCACTTCGAACTGCAGAACGTCATCCACTGGGTCAAGTCGATCGCGATCGAGAAGGAAGACGTGGGCGACTACGAGAAGATCACCGGCGATATCGCCGTCGGCCACTACCAGCCGGTGAACAGCGCCCGCTACCTGAGCCAGTGCCACGAGCACATCTTCCACTTCACGAAAGGGGGCGACGTCGCGCTCGATAAACTGGCGGTCGGCGTGCCCTACCAGGACAAGAGCAACATCGGCCGGTGGAAGGCGGCGGAGCGCGACCTCCGCGACCGGGGGAACACCTGGTTCATCCCCTACCGGACGATCCGCTCCTCCCGGCCGCACCCGACCAGTTTCCCGGAGAAACTCCCCGAGATGTGCATCCGGCTCCACGGCTGCCGGTCCGGGATGCTCGTCATGGACCCGTTCATGGGCATCGGGAGCACGGCGCTTGCGGCACTTGCCCTCGGTGCGGACTACATCGGGTTCGAGATCGACCCCGATTACCGGGCGATCGCGGAGAACCGGATCGCCGATGCACGCCGCGAGAAAGAACAGAGCTGA